From the Streptomyces syringium genome, one window contains:
- a CDS encoding sigma-70 family RNA polymerase sigma factor has protein sequence MRDDDKAGSPMPTAPGEIGALVARAVEGDRRATHDLLALVHPLALRYCRTRLSRLPGDARHFVDDLAQEVCLAVLCALPRYRDTGRPFEAFVVAIAAHKVADLQRAAMRHGSTAVPSDEMPEQPDDSLGPEERALLSSDAEWAKKLLANLPENQRELVLLRVAIGMTAEETGQMLGMSPGAVRVAQHRALSRLRALAEQ, from the coding sequence ATGCGCGACGACGACAAGGCGGGGTCTCCCATGCCCACAGCCCCAGGGGAGATCGGCGCCCTCGTCGCGCGCGCCGTGGAGGGTGACCGGCGGGCCACCCACGATCTGCTGGCCCTGGTGCACCCGCTCGCCCTGCGCTACTGCCGCACGCGGCTGTCGCGGCTGCCGGGCGACGCCAGGCACTTCGTGGACGATCTGGCCCAGGAGGTCTGCCTGGCGGTGCTGTGCGCCCTGCCGCGCTACCGCGACACCGGGCGGCCCTTCGAGGCCTTCGTCGTGGCCATCGCCGCGCACAAGGTCGCCGACCTGCAGCGGGCCGCGATGCGGCACGGCAGTACCGCGGTGCCGTCCGACGAGATGCCGGAGCAGCCCGACGACTCGCTCGGTCCCGAGGAGCGGGCGCTGCTCAGCAGCGACGCGGAGTGGGCGAAGAAGCTCCTCGCCAATCTCCCGGAGAACCAGCGCGAGCTGGTGCTGCTGCGGGTCGCCATCGGGATGACGGCGGAGGAGACGGGACAGATGCTCGGCATGTCGCCGGGTGCGGTGCGGGTCGCGCAGCACCGGGCCCTCAGCCGGCTCCGGGCGCTCGCCG